A stretch of Pomacea canaliculata isolate SZHN2017 linkage group LG6, ASM307304v1, whole genome shotgun sequence DNA encodes these proteins:
- the LOC112565510 gene encoding 60S ribosomal protein L10a-like, with protein sequence MSKLNRDALRESIETILKQSQEKKRKFTESVELQISLKNYDPQKDKRFAGTVKLRFTPKPKMRVCILGDQVHCDQAKANEIPHMNQDDLKKLNKDKKLVKKLAKKYDAFLASESLIKLIPRILGPGLAKAGKFPSPIGHNDAIVGKVEDVRSTIKFQMKKVLCLSTCVGHVNMTTDELFSNITLAINFLVSLLKKNWQNVRALYVKSTMGHAQRIF encoded by the exons ATGAG TAAGCTCAACCGAGACGCACTTCGTGAATCCATTGAAACTATCCTGAAGCAGTCTcaggagaagaagaggaaattCACGGAATCTGTTGAACTACAGATTTCTCTCAAGAACTATGATCCTCAGAAAGACAAGCGCTTTGCTGGCACCGTCAA gcttcGCTTCACTCCTAAACCAAAGATGAGAGTGTGCATTCTTGGTGATCAAGTTCACTGTGACCAGGCCAAGGCAAATGAAATCCCTCACATGAACCAAGATGACCTCAAGAAGCTTAACAAGGATAAGAAGCTGGTGAAAAAGCTAG ccAAGAAATATGATGCATTTCTGGCATCAGAATCATTGATCAAGCTGATCCCCAGGATCTTGGGTCCCGGGTTGGCCAAAGCTGGGAAGTTTCCTAGTCCAATTGGTCACAATGATGCAATTGTAGGCAAGGTGGAAGATGTTCGTTCTACAATCAAGTTCCAGATGAAAAAG GTTTTGTGCTTGTCCACTTGTGTCGGCCATGTCAACATGACAACAGATGAGTTATTTTCTAACATCACCCTTGCCATCAATTTCTTGGTTTCGCTGCTGAAAAAGAACTGGCAGAATGTGCGTGCACTTTACGTGAAGTCCACAATGGGACATGCCCAGAGAATCTTCTAA
- the LOC112565507 gene encoding LOW QUALITY PROTEIN: ubiquitin carboxyl-terminal hydrolase 47-like (The sequence of the model RefSeq protein was modified relative to this genomic sequence to represent the inferred CDS: inserted 1 base in 1 codon) gives MCTFERQTKQNVRYNANYSSTRIIIHLKLYCKMVTGENTQIVPLEVVSGADEEKVLCIIRDLVDSQTAGRKQSVNLPASTSLNNAAKEIAKICGYAQXSVSVHYERQQGQSSADVILEEQADGTLGSICNPEIRRHNFTIYELEGKAPQREDETSGYESQVSTSSLSYNSSSYDHYNNSSCDSYASALIKSDTGYVGLVNQAMTCYLNSLLQTLFMTPEFRNALYRWEYKKKREDDAAKSIPFQLQRLFLQLQTSGKRSVETTDLTRSFGWDSSEVWQQHDVQELCRVMFDALEHTWRDTAQASLINQLYQGKLKDYVKCLECENESARIDAYLDIPLVVRPFGSNQAYGSVEEALEAFVQPEILEGTNQYFCEKCNKKCNAHKGLKFVTFPYLLTLQLKRFDFDYSTLHRIKLNDRMTFPEILDLNRFVETMEYGDALDGMEMSSEHRNIEETKGCTAAGTTDSADEGIDEGIDVEAGCSAASSSSDASSVSSEVAANNRNARDSASKGPYVYELFSIMIHSGSAAGGHYYAYIKSFKDGQWYSFNDQQVTKITYEDIQKTYGGSPMGRSYYSSAYSSSTSAYMLMYRQIDNEKKEDFMSPENFPEVLKLQLQEQQNKEEQERRQRELDKSTCKIKVHMMHPVDHRKMETRLEIHKDKTLREATEIVYKMFEMESIIDISCCRLVKYDEYLDSLEHSFEGEEEMPISILLGGVKATYSFDLLLETRRPDQIFQPYKPGGVTVKVFLVDIYTETIHPPISVRAYVVQTVEEFKLLLSQVLGKHPSSMRLVLERFHNDLRLLTNPSKTLKAEGFFKSNKVYAECSGDAADAKVPYIHSRLYRLLDRHQNTIHIHVNVPTPETVAQYLQSLQNTRQRLYLLRSGAIGSGDLSLHSSPSSTPVRERRNSLGGVAGGDCGMGLDDVGRGLGGSELEPRLSSLGLSSLNLHTSHSDPSIYHSCRLVLDSAGNNSYDNDNNSNSSLHCSPSGSEGRSNSPVGPSSSSTSAEFSLTANFPGSHDAPLSSPDDLDPETHFILRDRVVETDLCIGLPEQGPQVSSPEDMEGRYSDSEHLHQDVGSNAAYLMSMGERTPLVTTPCKRIMTATYAASGEEECWDTEVTLKSPPPPPPPPPPPPPPPLPPSFSKFGKENLTAPLQDSSVGYSQDVSDQSGFEASSGAGQVGWETEEEDMHRYFFAIPCTVSDPGVRSLSVYVDKRITLGAFKKELEKHIGTTSENFKVYRVYSNNQEFESVRLSDTLSFLEDGKLNIKMGRALRPGEHRVKVYQLCVNDPEPCKFLIETIFAKGMTVWESKQLILPEIKEKCGLDIPIERCRLRKKSWKNPGTVYINSQVYEDEIAIFPNWEVFLEILDKPDELKSMQQLAIYLRRWCPSTFTLDPFQEVVLSSQSIEELRNKMSAVSGIPVEDVEFAKGKGTFPCETSVLEIHSDLDWNPQVTSLNVWPLYICDDGHVIFYRDRTEELAELSEEKKKEIQQKENIRISRCNQRLSYSPRKERALKIYTEDHPSSSPSKASPDLD, from the exons ATGTGCACTTTCGAAAGACAAACCAAGCAGAATGTCAGATACAATGCGAATTACTCATCGACAAGAATAATTATACACTTGAAACTATACTGTAAAATGGTGACAGGAGAAAATACTCAGATTGTTCCGCTTGAG GTTGTTtcaggagctgatgaagaaaaggTGCTGTGTATCATCAGAGATCTAGTAGATTCACAGACAGCTGGTCGTAAGCAGTCAGTCAATTTACCTGCATCTACTTCGCTGAACAATGCAGCAAAAGAGATAGCCAAGATATGTGGTTATGCTC GAAGTGTATCCGTGCACTATGAGAGACAACAGGGGCAATCATCTGCAGAT GTCATCCTCGAAGAGCAAGCAGATGGAACACTTGGAAGTATTTGCAATCCAGAGATTCGGCGTCATAATTTCACAATATATGAATTGGAAGGCAAAGCACCCCAGCGAGAG GATGAAACCTCAGGCTATGAGAGCCAAGTATCGACAAGTAGTCTATCATACAACAGCTCCTCCTATGATCACTACAATAACTCCTCCTGCGACTCGTATGCATCAGCATTGATCAAGTCAGACACAG GTTATGTAGGCCTTGTAAACCAGGCAATGACTTGCTACCTCAACAGTCTCCTGCAAACGCTTTTCATGACGCCTGAGTTTCGAAATGCTTTGTACCG atgggagtacaagaaaaaaagggaggatGATGCAGCCAAGAGTATCCCTTTCCAGCTTCAGAGACTGTTTCTTCAGCTTCAG ACAAGTGGAAAAAGATCAGTGGAAACCACAGATCTTACTAGAAGTTTTGGCTGGGACAGTAGCGAAG TATGGCAGCAGCACGATGTTCAAGAACTGTGTCGGGTCATGTTTGATGCTCTGGAGCACACCTGGCGGGACACTGCGCAGGCCAGTCTCATCAACCAGTTGTATCAGGGCAAGCTCAAGGACTATGTCAAGTGTCTGGAG tgTGAAAATGAAAGTGCACGTATTGATGCTTATCTGGACATTCCTTTAGTGGTGCGGCCATTTGGATCAAATCAAGCATATGGAAGTGTG GAGGAGGCTCTGGAAGCCTTTGTGCAACCTGAAATACTGGAAGGAACCAATCAGTATTTCTGTGAAAAGTGCAATAAGAAGTGTAATGCACACAAA GGGCTGAAATTTGTCACTTTTCCATACTTATTGACACTACAATTGAAGCGTTTCGACTTTGATTACAGCACTCTGCACCGCATTAAACTGAATGACAG GATGACCTTTCCAGAAATTCTTGATCTAAACCGGTTTGTGGAGACAATGGAATATGGAGATGCACTTGATGGGATGGAAATGAGTAGTGAGCATCGAAACATTGAAGAAACTAAAGGATGCACAGCTGCAGGCACTACAGATAGTGCTGACGAAG GCATAGATGAAGGAATTGATGTTGAGGCTGGCTGTTCTGCTGCGTCGTCTAGTAGTGACGCCTCAAGTGTCAGCAGTGAGGTGGCAGCCAACAATCGTAATGCTCGCGATTCTGCATCTAAG GGTCCTTACGTTTATGAACTCTTCTCTATAATGATCCACTCAGGAAGTGCAGCAGGAGGGCATTATTATGCATACATAAA GTCGTTCAAGGATGGTCAGTGGTATAGTTTCAATGATCAACAAGTCACGAAG ATAACCTATGAAGATATTCAAAAAACTTATGGAGGGTCTCCAATGGGCAGAAGCTACTACTCTTCAGCATATagcag TTCTACAAGTGCGTACATGTTGATGTACAGACAGATTGACAATGAAAAGAAGGAGG ACTTCATGTCACCGGAGAACTTCCCAGAGGTACTGAAGTTACAGCTGCAGGAACAGCAGAACAAAGAGGAGCAGGAGAGGAGACAGCGAGAACTTGATAAGTCAACATGCAAG ATCAAAGTGCACATGATGCACCCTGTAGATCATCGCAAGATGGAGACACGGTTAGAGATTCACAAGGACAAGACCCTTAGAGAAGCTACAGAGATAGTTTACAAG ATGTTTGAAATGGAAAGTATAATTGACATCTCTTGCTGTCGTCTAGTCAAGTATGATGAGTACCTAGATTCCTTAGAGCACTCTTttgaaggggaggaggagatgCCCATCTCCATTTTGCTTGGAGGGGTCAAGGCGACATACAGCTTTGACTTGCTGCTTGAAACAAGAAGACCTGATCAGATTTTCCAGCCATACAAACCTGGag GTGTGACAGTCAAAGTATTTTTAGTAGACATCTATACAGAAACCATCCACCCTCCTATTAGTGTGAGAGCTTACGTCGTACAGACAGTTGAAGAATTTAAGTTGCTTCTGTCTCAG GTTCTTGGGAAACATCCATCCTCCATGCGGTTGGTACTGGAACGATTTCACAATGACCTACGCTTACTGACTAATCCATCTAAAACTCTCAAGGCAGAGGGTTTCTTCAAAAGTAACAAG GTGTATGCGGAGTGTTCTGGAGATGCAGCTGACGCTAAAGTTCCATACATTCACAGCCGCCTGTATCGCCTGCTGGATCGCCACCAGAACACCATCCACATCCATGTCAATGTGCCTACACCAG AGACTGTGGCTCAGTATTTGCAGTCCCTCCAGAATACCCGGCAACGCTTGTACCTGCTGCGATCTGGTGCAATAGGTAGCGGTGATCTCAGCCTCCATTCCTCTCCCTCCTCAACTCCTGTGCGTGAGCGACGAAATTCTCTTGGTGGAGTGGCCGGAGGCGACTGTGGCATGGGACTGGATGATGTGGGCAGAGGGTTGGGAGGTAGTGAGCTGGAACCCCGCCTCTCTTCACTGGGTCTGAGCAGTCTAAACCTGCACACTTCCCACAGTGATCCCTCCATCTACCACAGCTGTCGCCTTGTGCTTGATTCTGCTGGAAACAACAgctatgacaatgacaacaattCCAACTCGTCTCTTCATTGCTCACCATCAGGATCCGAGGGCCGAAGCAACAGTCCTGTTGGCCCGAGCTCTTCTAGCACCAGCGCAGAGTTCTCCCTCACAGCAAACTTTCCTGGTTCCCATGATGCACCACTCTCCTCGCCAGATGATCTAGACCCTGAGACACATTTCATCTTGCGGGACCGGGTTGTGGAGACAGATTTGTGTATTGGTTTGCCAGAGCAAGGCCCACAGGTGTCTTCTCCAGAAGACATGGAAGGTCGCTATAGTGACAGTGAGCATCTCCACCAAGATGTTGGCTCCAATGCAGCCTATTTGATGAGTATGGGTGAACGGACGCCTCTTGTTACCACCCCATGCAAGCGAATCATGACAGCCACATACGCTGCCTCTGGTGAGGAGGAATGCTGGGATACTGAGGTCACCTTGAAATCACCTCCAccgcctccccctcccccaccacctccGCCACCACCGCCGCTACCGCCATCTTTCTCCAAGTTTGGGAAAGAAAACTTAACAGCACCACTACAAGACTCTAGCGTGGGGTACAGCCAGGATGTGAGTGACCAGAGTGGGTTTGAGGCAAGTTCAGGGGCCGGACAAGTTGGGTGGGAGACTGAGGAGGAGGACATGCATCGTTACTTTTTTGCCATTCCATGCACTGTATCTGATCCTGGCGTTCGCA GTTTGTCTGTATATGTTGACAAGAGAATAACCCTTGGGGCTTTCAAAAAGGAACTAGAGAAACACATAGGAACCACATCAGAAAACTTCAAA GTGTACAGAGTCTACTCCAACAACCAAGAGTTTGAGAGTGTGCGTCTTTCGGATACATTATCCTTCTTAGAGGATGGCAAG CTCAACATTAAAATGGGCAGAGCTTTGCGGCCTGGTGAACACAGGGTCAAAGTTTATCAGCTGTGTGTCAATGACCCAGAG CCCTGTAAGTTTCTGATAGAAACAATCTTTGCAAAGGGGATGACAGTGTGGGAGTCAAAGCAGCTAATTTTGccagagataaaagaaaagtgtgGCTTGGACATTCCCATAGAAAG GTGTCGGCTGCGAAAGAAGTCATGGAAGAACCCAGGAACAGTGTATATAAACAGTCAAGTGTATGAAGATGAAATTGCCATCTTCCCCAACTGGGAGGTGTTCCTTGAAATTCTGGACA AGCCAGATGAGCTGAAGAGCATGCAGCAGCTGGCCATTTACCTCAGACGCTGGTGTCCATCAACGTTTACTCTTGACCCCTTTCAGGAGGTGGTTCTTAGTAGCCAGTCCATAGAGGAGCTCCGAAACAAG ATGTCAGCTGTTAGTGGAATACCCGTGGAAGATGTGGAATTTGCAAAG gGGAAAGGGACATTTCCATGTGAGACCTCTGTACTGGAAATCCACTCTGACCTTGACTGGAACCCCCAGGTCACTTCGCTCAATGTGTGGCCTCTGTACATCTGTGATGATGGTCATGTCATTTTCTATAG GGACAGAACTGAGGAGTTAGCAGAACtctcagaagaaaagaagaaagagattcAGCAGAAGGAAAATATCAG AATATCACGCTGCAATCAGCGGTTATCTTATTCTCCCAGAAAAGAACGTGCTCTAAAAATCTACACAGAAGACCACCCGTCGTCTTCACCGAGCAAGGCATCACCTGATCTTGATTGA